A genomic window from Cutibacterium acnes includes:
- a CDS encoding MsnO8 family LLM class oxidoreductase, with product MEQIPLFVGHDVTQTLDETVTLAQKLEEIGFHRFWLAEHHNTDHFLSSAPDLLMARIATATQSIRLGSGGVMAMHYGSLQMAERFSTLTAFFGDRIDMGLGRAPGGDMLSAHALNQGQVIRPEAINSLIAETVGFVRETLPPKHPYAKVVVTPAGQIQPQTWLLGSSGQSAAWAGEQGMDCAYAQFFTGRQDTGIMDHYRAHLSDGFPGRTLSAVCVSAAPTRQEALEQSLMAANFRVSLGTGRPVTFVTASQMDAETRSLLTSYVLSNEDTIFVGDYDEVADKLTAFQDAHHVDELMLISYIDNVQTKVERYRQLAKRLI from the coding sequence TTGGAGCAGATTCCGCTGTTTGTCGGACATGACGTCACCCAAACCCTTGACGAGACCGTCACCTTGGCACAAAAACTTGAGGAGATCGGTTTCCACCGGTTCTGGTTGGCCGAGCACCACAACACCGACCACTTCCTGTCGAGTGCGCCAGATCTGCTCATGGCGCGCATCGCGACGGCGACGCAGTCGATCCGGCTTGGGTCTGGCGGAGTGATGGCCATGCACTACGGGTCCCTGCAAATGGCGGAACGGTTTTCGACCCTCACAGCGTTCTTCGGTGATCGTATCGACATGGGGCTGGGCCGAGCTCCCGGCGGTGACATGCTCTCCGCCCATGCCCTCAATCAGGGGCAGGTCATCCGCCCTGAGGCCATTAATTCCCTCATCGCCGAAACGGTAGGGTTCGTGCGCGAAACGCTGCCGCCGAAGCATCCGTACGCAAAGGTCGTCGTGACCCCGGCAGGTCAGATCCAGCCACAGACGTGGCTGCTGGGATCGTCGGGCCAGTCAGCGGCGTGGGCTGGTGAGCAGGGTATGGACTGCGCCTACGCCCAGTTTTTCACCGGGCGCCAGGACACCGGGATCATGGATCACTACCGCGCGCACCTGTCCGACGGCTTCCCCGGCAGGACCCTCTCGGCAGTGTGTGTATCGGCTGCTCCGACACGACAGGAGGCCTTGGAGCAGTCGCTCATGGCGGCGAACTTCCGGGTGAGTCTGGGGACGGGGCGGCCGGTAACCTTTGTCACGGCCTCTCAAATGGACGCAGAGACCCGTTCGCTGCTGACGAGCTACGTCCTATCGAACGAGGACACGATTTTCGTTGGGGATTACGACGAGGTGGCCGACAAACTCACCGCCTTCCAGGATGCTCACCACGTCGACGAGTTGATGCTCATCAGTTACATCGACAACGTGCAGACCAAAGTGGAGCGGTACCGTCAGCTCGCAAAGCGGCTGATCTGA
- the dnaG gene encoding DNA primase, whose translation MGRIVGMAGRINEEDIALVRERARIDEVVGEYVTLRHAGGDSLKGLCPFHDEKTPSFQVTPSRGLFYCFGCGEGGDTISFVQKIDNLTFVEAVQRLADKVGVQLRIIDDGRPGLEPGLRMQILAANEAAAEFFQSQMSTDEGRIAREFVAGRGFSPDAAVQFGMGYAPRDGHVLRDHLMAKGFAPKVLIESGLVRSQGWDFFQGRVLWPIKDSGKSVLGFGARRVYDDDRLPAKYVNTPETPVYKKSHVLYGLDLARANIGKKSQAVIVEGYTDVMAAHLSGIDTAVAACGTAFGDDHARLIQRLMGNSGSLNGEVIFTFDGDAAGQKAALKVFRGDNQFSSQTYVAVEPTGLDPCDLLMQRGPEAVRELVARRIPLYRYVMENTVSQFDLDRADGRVAAIRAAAPLVTSIRDQSLVDGYLRELSQVVGTDVDLVRREVSHTRRQHRSEPQLTIVPPPEPQQGSGIPWPDPADVSLSAERGFLKLALQHPDLFNEEWDQVEVEDLRHPAYQAVFEAVLAVPRGQDRWTEKVSEATPDPQVKQLEVALLVEPVLREEPDRDYAEAYAARVRLLSITDDIANLKSRLQRTNPNQDRKLYNAMFSDLVTLEALRKSLIVAGGAASA comes from the coding sequence ATGGGTAGGATCGTAGGTATGGCTGGCCGGATCAACGAGGAGGACATCGCCCTGGTTCGGGAACGGGCCCGGATCGACGAAGTCGTTGGTGAGTACGTCACCTTGCGCCATGCCGGCGGCGACTCTCTGAAAGGCCTATGTCCCTTTCACGACGAGAAGACCCCCAGCTTCCAAGTGACACCCTCGCGCGGCCTGTTCTACTGTTTCGGCTGCGGTGAGGGTGGCGACACGATCTCCTTCGTTCAGAAGATCGACAACCTCACCTTCGTCGAGGCTGTTCAGCGTCTTGCCGACAAAGTTGGCGTCCAGCTACGCATCATCGACGATGGTCGTCCTGGCCTTGAGCCAGGCCTGCGGATGCAGATCCTCGCCGCCAATGAGGCAGCAGCGGAGTTCTTCCAGTCCCAGATGTCGACCGATGAGGGTCGTATCGCTCGGGAATTTGTCGCTGGACGAGGTTTTTCTCCCGATGCTGCCGTGCAGTTCGGGATGGGTTACGCACCGCGCGATGGCCACGTGCTGCGCGACCACCTGATGGCGAAGGGCTTTGCTCCCAAGGTCCTCATTGAGTCAGGTCTGGTGCGCTCCCAAGGATGGGACTTTTTCCAGGGACGAGTGTTGTGGCCGATCAAAGACTCGGGCAAGTCCGTGCTCGGCTTCGGTGCTAGACGGGTCTACGACGATGACCGTCTGCCCGCCAAGTACGTCAATACCCCCGAAACTCCGGTCTACAAAAAATCACATGTCCTGTACGGACTGGACCTGGCCCGGGCCAACATCGGCAAGAAGAGCCAGGCCGTCATCGTCGAGGGGTACACCGACGTCATGGCGGCGCACCTGTCCGGCATAGATACCGCCGTCGCGGCCTGTGGCACTGCTTTTGGCGATGACCATGCTCGGCTCATTCAGCGCCTCATGGGCAACAGCGGATCTCTCAACGGAGAGGTCATCTTCACTTTTGACGGTGACGCTGCCGGCCAGAAGGCAGCCCTCAAGGTGTTTCGTGGCGATAACCAGTTCTCCTCTCAGACCTACGTCGCCGTCGAGCCCACTGGGCTAGATCCGTGCGACCTACTCATGCAACGCGGACCAGAAGCCGTTCGAGAGCTCGTAGCACGTCGAATCCCGCTGTACCGCTATGTCATGGAGAACACAGTTAGCCAGTTCGACCTTGATCGTGCGGATGGCCGTGTTGCTGCCATTAGGGCAGCAGCCCCTCTAGTTACCAGCATTCGCGACCAGTCCTTAGTGGACGGCTATCTGCGTGAGCTCTCCCAAGTGGTAGGTACTGACGTTGACCTGGTACGTCGAGAGGTCTCGCATACCCGAAGGCAGCATCGTTCTGAGCCGCAGTTGACCATCGTTCCCCCTCCTGAACCGCAGCAAGGTTCGGGGATCCCGTGGCCAGATCCGGCTGATGTTTCCTTGTCAGCTGAACGAGGATTCCTCAAACTTGCTCTGCAACATCCCGACCTCTTTAACGAAGAATGGGACCAGGTCGAGGTCGAGGATTTGCGCCATCCGGCCTATCAGGCCGTGTTCGAGGCTGTGCTGGCTGTGCCGCGTGGCCAGGACAGATGGACGGAGAAAGTTAGTGAGGCGACCCCGGATCCGCAAGTGAAGCAACTTGAAGTGGCCTTGTTGGTGGAGCCGGTGCTGCGCGAAGAGCCTGACCGGGATTACGCAGAGGCGTACGCGGCTCGGGTGCGGCTATTGTCAATTACCGACGACATCGCCAACCTGAAATCGCGCCTGCAACGCACGAACCCGAACCAGGACCGCAAGCTCTACAACGCCATGTTCTCTGATCTGGTAACCCTTGAGGCGCTACGCAAGAGTCTTATTGTGGCGGGCGGAGCTGCCTCAGCCTAA
- the dusB gene encoding tRNA dihydrouridine synthase DusB, protein MRVVISRCATGAGTTVSAQPDCHAYHGLVFSDPLTLIAPSGGTVSVDTPVVLAPMAGVTNAAFRQLCAEQGAGLYVCEMITSRGLVYGDHKTHGMLAFAECEDVRSVQLYGVDPGMVGEATSILCEKYGVNHVDLNFGCPVPKVTRKGGGGVLPWKLDRFAAVVSAAVQAGDAHGVPVTVKTRIGIDPEHITYIDSARAAVDSGAAAVCLHARTVAEAYAGHSHWDAIGELVKTVDVPVIGNGDIWEASDAMAMVGQTGCAGVEVGRGCLGRPWLFRDLADAFAGRDTTTLPTLGEVCAMIRRHAELLVKYQGMHGLVDMRKHMAWYLKGFPVGGETRHVLGQISSFDELDSLLATLDHDAPFPVKELGKARGRQGAPRRKVVMPHGWLDTHTLDDDDLSAAEIDASGG, encoded by the coding sequence ATGCGGGTCGTGATTTCTCGTTGTGCCACTGGCGCTGGCACGACGGTTTCTGCTCAACCGGATTGCCACGCTTACCATGGGCTGGTGTTTTCCGATCCCCTGACCTTGATCGCGCCCTCTGGTGGCACCGTTTCGGTAGATACCCCGGTGGTGCTGGCCCCCATGGCCGGCGTTACCAATGCCGCATTCCGCCAGCTTTGTGCCGAACAAGGTGCGGGCCTGTATGTCTGCGAAATGATCACGTCGCGTGGCCTGGTTTACGGGGACCACAAGACCCACGGCATGCTTGCCTTTGCCGAGTGTGAAGATGTCCGGTCCGTTCAGCTCTATGGCGTCGACCCGGGAATGGTGGGCGAGGCGACATCGATCCTGTGCGAGAAGTACGGAGTCAATCACGTCGACCTTAATTTCGGCTGTCCAGTGCCCAAGGTCACCCGCAAGGGTGGTGGGGGAGTCCTGCCGTGGAAGCTCGACCGGTTTGCGGCCGTGGTTTCTGCGGCTGTCCAGGCCGGTGACGCCCATGGGGTCCCGGTCACCGTCAAGACTCGGATCGGCATTGACCCCGAGCACATCACCTACATTGATTCAGCCCGGGCTGCGGTCGATTCCGGCGCCGCTGCGGTGTGTTTGCACGCTCGCACTGTCGCCGAGGCCTACGCTGGGCACTCCCACTGGGATGCCATTGGCGAGCTTGTCAAGACCGTCGATGTCCCCGTCATTGGAAACGGTGACATCTGGGAGGCCAGCGACGCAATGGCCATGGTCGGGCAAACGGGTTGTGCCGGCGTCGAGGTTGGTCGTGGTTGTCTCGGTCGTCCGTGGCTGTTCCGTGACTTGGCCGATGCCTTCGCCGGTCGTGACACCACCACCTTGCCGACCTTGGGTGAAGTGTGCGCCATGATCCGTCGCCATGCCGAACTGTTGGTGAAATATCAGGGAATGCATGGTCTGGTGGACATGCGCAAACATATGGCTTGGTACCTTAAGGGATTCCCCGTAGGTGGGGAAACCCGTCATGTTCTCGGCCAGATTTCCAGTTTCGACGAACTCGATTCCTTGTTGGCCACCCTTGACCACGACGCCCCTTTCCCAGTTAAGGAGCTTGGCAAGGCCCGTGGTCGTCAGGGCGCCCCGCGGCGAAAGGTCGTCATGCCGCACGGATGGCTGGACACTCACACCCTTGACGACGATGATCTGTCCGCTGCTGAGATCGACGCTTCCGGGGGATGA
- a CDS encoding HD domain-containing protein, with the protein MSEVGERARAWALTMAGHRGFDDIVHAHPSSTARIDIGEVVGREAREERENLLLLPGATRARGAGNRAVAEDPDPERTCFERDRDRIVHSTSFRRLAGKTQVVVHPTDHQRTRLTHALEVAQVARSIAAGIGANITLADAMALGHDCGHGPGGHASEQAFDAFIPEGFDHGPWGADVSLASLNLCAETLDGIRNHSWSRPAPGTVEGEIVSFADRIAYCAHDLEDAIKAGIVTVKELPQVVTEVAGTDRRTQLSVFIRCVIDTTCATGRVGMSADVAEALAALRAFNYERIYTRPESLGQAEAVVEVLHGLVAYYQGHIDQVPTEFLETDADRIHQVVAYVGGMTDQFAFSHAAELLGWDRRRLPRGMGRGF; encoded by the coding sequence ATGTCCGAAGTGGGAGAACGCGCTCGAGCCTGGGCTCTGACAATGGCTGGCCACCGTGGCTTTGACGACATTGTTCACGCCCATCCATCGAGTACCGCGCGGATCGACATCGGCGAGGTCGTTGGACGTGAAGCCCGCGAGGAGCGCGAGAACCTGCTACTGCTTCCAGGAGCTACTCGAGCTAGGGGTGCCGGCAATCGTGCCGTTGCCGAGGATCCAGATCCGGAGCGTACCTGTTTCGAGCGTGATCGGGATCGTATCGTCCATTCCACATCGTTCCGACGGCTGGCTGGCAAAACCCAGGTCGTCGTCCACCCCACTGATCACCAGCGCACTCGCCTCACCCATGCCCTCGAAGTGGCTCAGGTCGCACGGTCGATCGCGGCGGGGATCGGGGCGAATATCACCCTGGCCGACGCTATGGCCCTAGGCCACGACTGCGGTCACGGGCCGGGAGGGCACGCCTCCGAGCAGGCCTTTGATGCCTTTATCCCGGAAGGATTTGACCACGGTCCATGGGGAGCTGACGTCAGCTTGGCCAGCCTGAATTTGTGTGCTGAAACTCTCGATGGCATTCGTAACCATTCCTGGTCGCGTCCGGCGCCAGGCACGGTGGAGGGAGAGATAGTTTCTTTTGCCGACCGGATTGCCTACTGTGCTCACGACCTTGAAGATGCCATCAAAGCAGGGATCGTTACCGTTAAAGAATTGCCGCAGGTTGTTACCGAGGTGGCTGGAACAGATCGACGCACCCAGCTGTCGGTTTTCATCCGCTGTGTCATTGACACTACCTGCGCTACTGGTCGAGTCGGGATGTCCGCAGACGTCGCTGAAGCCCTGGCAGCGCTGAGAGCTTTTAACTATGAGCGGATTTATACCCGCCCTGAGTCACTCGGGCAGGCAGAGGCTGTCGTCGAGGTCTTGCATGGGCTGGTGGCTTATTACCAAGGCCATATAGACCAGGTGCCTACAGAGTTTCTGGAGACTGACGCTGACCGGATTCACCAGGTCGTCGCGTATGTGGGGGGAATGACGGATCAATTCGCTTTTTCCCATGCCGCCGAGCTGTTGGGATGGGACCGACGCCGTCTGCCTAGAGGTATGGGTAGGGGCTTTTGA
- a CDS encoding alpha,alpha-trehalose-phosphate synthase (UDP-forming): protein MSETVQDKVDFLVIANRLPVDRKVDDDGSVSWKSSPGGLVTALEPVMQRKGGAWIGWHGAPDEVVKPFHHDGYDIHPVPLSAQEVEEYYEGFSNATLWPLYHDCIVEPVFHREWWDAFQKVNKRFAEQAAEQAAEGATVWVQDYQLNLVPKYLREMRPDLRIGFFLHIPFPPIELYSRLPWREELVEGLLGADLIGFQTPGAAANFQRLARHRPGVTAARGRAHTPDGRTVVIRDFPISIDSRGFHELATSEKVKAEAAKLREDLGHPGTIIFGVDRLDYTKGLRQRIRAVGELFKEGKLDPHEVVFLQLATPSRERVEEYKILRDDINLLVGQINSKVGSIANRALVYRNESVPREVLAAMYQMADLMLVTPVRDGMNLVAKEYIACRSNDDSALVLSEFAGAARELKQAYMVNPYDIDGMKATIMKALTDSPKIKARKMRSMRRQVFDKTIDVWADNFLTELEGQ from the coding sequence ATGTCGGAGACCGTCCAGGACAAGGTCGACTTCCTTGTCATTGCAAACCGCTTACCCGTAGACCGCAAGGTCGACGACGACGGCAGCGTTAGTTGGAAGTCCTCCCCCGGCGGCCTCGTCACCGCTTTGGAGCCTGTCATGCAACGCAAGGGCGGCGCATGGATCGGATGGCATGGCGCGCCTGACGAAGTCGTCAAACCCTTCCACCATGACGGTTATGACATCCACCCGGTGCCACTGAGCGCCCAGGAGGTCGAGGAGTACTACGAGGGGTTCTCTAACGCGACCCTGTGGCCGCTGTACCACGACTGCATTGTCGAGCCAGTCTTCCACCGTGAGTGGTGGGACGCATTCCAGAAGGTCAACAAGAGGTTTGCCGAGCAAGCTGCTGAACAGGCCGCAGAGGGCGCCACCGTGTGGGTGCAGGATTACCAGCTCAACCTCGTACCGAAGTACCTGCGTGAGATGCGACCAGATCTGCGCATTGGATTCTTCCTTCACATTCCGTTCCCGCCGATTGAGCTTTACAGCCGTCTGCCGTGGCGCGAAGAGCTCGTCGAGGGCTTGCTGGGAGCTGACCTCATCGGGTTCCAGACTCCCGGAGCTGCTGCCAATTTCCAGCGCTTGGCAAGGCACCGCCCGGGGGTCACTGCCGCTCGTGGTCGCGCTCATACCCCGGATGGCCGCACCGTCGTCATCCGTGACTTCCCGATCTCGATTGACTCACGTGGTTTCCATGAACTGGCCACCTCAGAGAAAGTCAAGGCTGAGGCTGCCAAGCTTCGCGAGGACCTAGGTCACCCAGGAACGATCATCTTCGGCGTCGACCGTCTCGACTACACCAAGGGTCTTCGCCAACGTATCCGTGCCGTCGGAGAGCTGTTCAAAGAGGGCAAGCTCGATCCCCACGAGGTCGTCTTCCTACAGCTAGCCACCCCGTCGCGGGAACGCGTCGAGGAATACAAGATCCTGCGCGACGACATCAACCTGCTCGTCGGCCAGATCAATTCGAAGGTCGGGTCGATCGCCAACCGCGCGCTGGTCTACCGCAATGAGTCAGTTCCGCGTGAAGTGCTAGCAGCGATGTACCAGATGGCTGATCTTATGCTCGTCACCCCGGTACGTGACGGCATGAACCTGGTCGCCAAAGAGTACATTGCCTGCCGCTCGAACGACGACTCCGCGCTGGTACTTTCCGAGTTCGCTGGTGCGGCCCGTGAGCTCAAGCAGGCCTACATGGTGAACCCGTATGACATTGACGGTATGAAGGCCACCATCATGAAAGCGCTTACGGACTCCCCCAAGATCAAGGCCCGCAAGATGCGTTCCATGCGTCGTCAAGTCTTCGACAAGACGATCGATGTCTGGGCAGACAACTTCCTCACCGAGCTAGAAGGCCAGTGA
- a CDS encoding ABC transporter permease yields MTVNPTWQLGLAMVLLVALAVIASLLGRLGVAKASVIASVRAVVQLGIVSVILAYALAHMWAACLFTVLMFAIAVHTTANRSGVSAAWMWAAIAMIAGVLPVLLIIFATGCAPLSPASLIPVAGIIIGNIMSGHTLACRRFFADLREGIGIFEAGLAVGFPRRDAIALVTEPSVTESVLPTVDRTATVGLVTLPGAFVGVLLGGGSALQAGAAQALVLIGILAGQAVTVIVAHELIKGAKLLPEDLTSKLHP; encoded by the coding sequence GTGACCGTAAACCCTACTTGGCAGCTCGGGTTAGCAATGGTGCTGCTCGTCGCACTGGCCGTCATCGCTTCCCTTCTTGGACGTCTGGGTGTCGCCAAGGCTTCCGTTATCGCCTCTGTGCGGGCAGTGGTGCAGCTCGGAATCGTCTCCGTCATCCTTGCCTATGCTCTGGCCCATATGTGGGCGGCATGTCTATTCACGGTGCTCATGTTCGCCATCGCTGTGCATACGACTGCGAATCGTTCCGGGGTTTCTGCAGCATGGATGTGGGCGGCAATAGCCATGATCGCCGGCGTCCTTCCGGTGCTTCTTATCATCTTTGCGACTGGCTGTGCCCCGTTGAGTCCGGCGTCCCTGATCCCAGTGGCTGGCATCATCATCGGCAACATTATGAGTGGTCACACCTTGGCCTGCCGTCGTTTTTTCGCCGATTTGCGCGAGGGAATCGGCATCTTCGAGGCGGGCCTAGCTGTCGGTTTTCCACGTCGTGACGCCATTGCGCTGGTTACCGAACCCAGCGTCACCGAATCGGTACTGCCGACTGTCGACCGCACCGCGACCGTCGGTCTGGTGACCTTGCCGGGCGCCTTCGTCGGCGTGCTCTTAGGCGGAGGCTCAGCCCTGCAAGCAGGTGCTGCACAAGCCCTCGTTCTCATCGGCATTCTGGCTGGCCAGGCGGTAACCGTCATCGTCGCTCACGAACTCATTAAAGGGGCCAAGCTGCTACCTGAAGATCTCACAAGCAAGCTTCACCCGTGA
- a CDS encoding sigma-70 family RNA polymerase sigma factor, with protein sequence MRYTDFIDGVGILDPAEEHDLFRRLDAGAIADAILAGHFLAAVPVSEAELRRISDDGVGARQTLWRQMLAIVLTQARQAAVSYRCSVEDLIQAGCIGLGEAIERYDVRRGARFSTVAWTWIRRRIGEEVVRLSGARSRSVMREAAEVARIEEELTARWQSVPSSDAIAARMGKDVMWVEKRRVECWEVETSFFEQVAVVQKSCDDPESGLIGLLTGQERRIVELRHGFEGEPMTITAVAHELGLSASNVRRIEQRALGRLRRHLQQVVAA encoded by the coding sequence ATGAGATACACGGATTTCATCGACGGCGTCGGAATCTTGGATCCTGCGGAGGAGCACGATCTGTTTCGCAGGCTCGATGCTGGTGCCATTGCTGATGCTATTCTCGCTGGGCACTTCCTGGCAGCAGTCCCGGTCAGTGAGGCAGAGCTGCGCAGGATCTCCGACGACGGAGTGGGCGCCAGACAAACGCTGTGGCGTCAAATGTTGGCGATCGTCTTGACCCAGGCTCGTCAGGCGGCTGTGTCCTACCGGTGCAGCGTCGAGGACCTTATCCAAGCTGGCTGCATCGGATTGGGAGAGGCTATCGAGAGGTACGACGTGCGTCGCGGAGCACGGTTTTCTACCGTTGCCTGGACGTGGATTCGTCGTCGCATCGGTGAAGAGGTTGTTCGATTAAGCGGGGCCAGATCGCGGTCAGTGATGCGAGAGGCGGCGGAGGTTGCTCGTATCGAAGAGGAGCTGACGGCACGCTGGCAAAGTGTGCCCAGTAGTGATGCGATCGCGGCACGGATGGGCAAGGACGTTATGTGGGTGGAGAAGAGGAGGGTCGAATGTTGGGAGGTAGAAACCAGTTTTTTCGAGCAGGTGGCTGTTGTTCAGAAAAGTTGCGACGATCCCGAGTCTGGGCTCATTGGCCTGCTGACGGGTCAGGAGAGACGCATCGTGGAGCTGAGGCACGGTTTTGAAGGTGAGCCTATGACGATCACTGCAGTTGCCCATGAGTTAGGACTATCGGCGTCGAACGTCAGACGCATCGAGCAGCGAGCTCTCGGACGGCTGAGGCGTCATCTGCAGCAGGTCGTGGCTGCATGA
- the bluB gene encoding 5,6-dimethylbenzimidazole synthase: protein MIIPDENPSTSRRWDRPIPRIGDTTSSATRAAAPTGWSLGDQVQQGLDTAIDTRRDIRRYRHDDVPKELVNTVLWAGHRAPSVGHSQPWRFIVVRDADIRDRAAVMADRERLRQAELLTPDRRAHLLDLQLEGIREAPVGIVVACDRRAPASGVLGRNTFTDADMWSCACAVENMWLTARAHGLGMGWVTLFQPEELAELLHLPNDVETLGWLCLGWPDERPPAPGLERRGWSRRVPLSDVTLADRWPDSAQPEAPVSALRQTLHSPNRYQVVAAHDDADQLLTPPGSLGLLDQTLDRVEAAGGTEITGGTLVLVGADHPVAHLDVTAFEASVTHDVMAASVAGTGLGVSTATAAGLSHLVVDAGVAQPVQGARSVRIRGERGDLRHADAMTPVQVEALLRDGQALGAEASHDGLVCLGEVGVGNTTIATALACAMTGLGPDEAVGLGAGSDTAMVERKAEIIKAALTRTHTDPNDPERLLAALGGPEFAVLAGVCLGAAEAGSPVVLDGLATSVAALIATKFSPGLHGWLVASQASREQVHHIVLAELGLEALMELRMRAGEGVGACFGAQMILTGLQVRRTAARTC from the coding sequence GTGATCATCCCTGACGAGAACCCATCTACCAGCCGGCGCTGGGACCGCCCTATTCCCCGAATCGGAGACACCACTTCTTCTGCCACCCGAGCCGCAGCTCCCACCGGATGGTCCCTGGGCGACCAGGTACAACAGGGGCTGGACACCGCTATCGATACTCGACGTGACATCCGCCGTTACCGCCACGACGACGTCCCCAAAGAACTCGTCAACACCGTGTTGTGGGCCGGCCATCGCGCTCCGAGCGTTGGCCATAGCCAGCCGTGGCGGTTCATCGTGGTGCGCGACGCCGACATTCGTGATCGCGCTGCCGTGATGGCCGACCGAGAGCGACTGCGTCAGGCTGAACTCCTCACCCCCGATCGGCGTGCCCACCTCCTCGACCTCCAGCTCGAGGGGATCCGCGAGGCCCCCGTCGGCATCGTCGTCGCATGTGACCGTCGAGCACCGGCCTCAGGGGTACTGGGACGCAACACGTTCACCGACGCCGACATGTGGAGTTGCGCCTGTGCCGTCGAGAATATGTGGCTCACTGCCCGAGCTCACGGCCTGGGGATGGGGTGGGTGACCCTCTTCCAGCCCGAAGAACTGGCCGAACTACTTCACCTTCCGAACGACGTTGAGACCCTGGGTTGGCTATGCCTAGGATGGCCCGACGAACGTCCTCCGGCTCCTGGCCTTGAGAGGCGCGGTTGGTCGCGTCGTGTGCCGCTCAGCGACGTCACCTTGGCGGACCGCTGGCCCGATAGTGCTCAGCCTGAGGCACCCGTTTCGGCCTTGCGTCAGACCCTGCACTCCCCCAATCGTTACCAGGTTGTCGCCGCTCACGACGACGCTGACCAGCTCCTCACCCCGCCCGGGTCTCTCGGCCTGCTCGACCAGACCCTCGACCGAGTCGAGGCTGCGGGTGGAACCGAGATCACCGGCGGCACCCTTGTCTTAGTCGGAGCGGACCACCCCGTCGCTCACCTCGACGTCACGGCGTTCGAGGCCTCGGTGACCCACGACGTCATGGCAGCCTCTGTCGCCGGAACCGGGCTGGGCGTTTCCACCGCAACTGCCGCCGGGCTGTCCCACCTTGTCGTCGACGCCGGGGTTGCTCAGCCGGTACAGGGTGCCAGGTCCGTCCGCATCCGCGGAGAGCGTGGCGACCTCCGCCACGCTGACGCCATGACCCCTGTCCAGGTAGAAGCTCTGCTGCGCGACGGGCAGGCCCTGGGGGCAGAAGCATCCCATGATGGACTGGTATGTCTCGGCGAAGTCGGGGTCGGTAACACCACCATCGCCACAGCCCTAGCCTGCGCTATGACCGGGTTGGGCCCCGACGAGGCCGTCGGTTTGGGAGCTGGAAGCGATACCGCCATGGTGGAACGTAAGGCCGAGATCATCAAGGCTGCTCTGACCCGTACTCACACCGACCCCAACGACCCCGAGCGCCTTCTTGCCGCCTTGGGAGGCCCTGAGTTCGCTGTTCTGGCAGGGGTGTGCCTGGGTGCCGCCGAGGCCGGCTCCCCGGTGGTCCTTGACGGTCTGGCTACCAGCGTCGCAGCCCTCATCGCGACCAAGTTCTCGCCGGGTCTCCACGGCTGGCTCGTCGCTTCGCAGGCATCACGAGAACAGGTTCATCACATTGTGCTGGCTGAGTTAGGCCTGGAAGCCCTCATGGAGTTGCGGATGCGCGCTGGCGAAGGCGTCGGAGCATGTTTTGGGGCCCAGATGATTCTCACCGGTCTGCAGGTTCGCCGTACCGCCGCGCGAACCTGCTGA
- a CDS encoding succinate dehydrogenase/fumarate reductase iron-sulfur subunit: MRVELDIWRQNGPDAKGHFEHHVVEDAEPEWSLLELLDRLNDQIVENDGDPIVFESDCREGVCGCCGFMVNGKPHGPLPNTPACRQHLRAFPHITHFKIEPFRSAAFPVIRDLAIDRTSMDHLIQAGGTVDVMTGTAPDADSVPQPHAEAEQALDFASCIGCGACVAACPNGAAMLFAGAKLSHLAMMPQGRQERSKRARRMINALDEEFGPCSLYGECVEACPVSIPLVAVARVNRERWRAGFRGAGSKDN; this comes from the coding sequence ATGAGGGTGGAACTGGATATCTGGCGTCAGAACGGCCCTGACGCCAAAGGACATTTTGAGCACCACGTTGTCGAAGATGCCGAGCCGGAGTGGAGCCTGCTGGAATTGCTCGACCGGCTCAACGATCAGATCGTCGAAAATGACGGTGATCCGATTGTTTTCGAGTCTGATTGTCGTGAGGGAGTGTGCGGGTGCTGTGGGTTCATGGTCAACGGCAAGCCCCATGGTCCGCTGCCGAATACCCCGGCGTGTCGTCAGCATTTGAGGGCATTCCCCCATATCACCCATTTCAAAATTGAGCCATTCCGCTCGGCAGCCTTTCCGGTCATCCGTGACCTAGCCATCGACCGTACGAGCATGGATCACCTGATACAGGCCGGTGGAACGGTCGACGTTATGACGGGCACGGCCCCTGATGCAGATTCGGTGCCGCAGCCGCATGCCGAGGCCGAGCAAGCTCTCGACTTCGCATCGTGTATTGGATGCGGAGCGTGCGTGGCGGCTTGTCCAAATGGCGCGGCGATGCTTTTCGCCGGCGCGAAGCTGTCGCACTTGGCGATGATGCCGCAGGGGCGTCAGGAGCGTTCGAAGCGTGCGCGACGCATGATCAACGCCCTTGATGAGGAGTTCGGTCCGTGTTCCCTGTATGGCGAGTGCGTTGAGGCCTGCCCGGTGAGCATTCCGTTGGTAGCCGTCGCCCGGGTCAACCGGGAGCGTTGGCGTGCCGGATTCCGGGGAGCAGGCAGTAAGGACAACTGA